The following are encoded in a window of Brevibacillus sp. DP1.3A genomic DNA:
- a CDS encoding MFS transporter: MSPKKVLYLLGVTLMLGMFAQNLFMPILPAMQKEFQTSATMINWTVSIFTVMLAIMQIIYGPFIDRFGRKRVMIPALILYTIASIGCYLVDSIYGLLFFRALQGAGFAAIPIVAATIIGDLFTGIQRASAMGTYQMLLALSPALGPLLGGWIGGIGGHSAVFLFLAICAVFLVGINATLLPETKKNQATSSGGFTLRSFRNILLHPVGASVILIGFSQMYAYYCFLLFLPVQLTNQYAVSVEIIGLVFLLVSVVFIISSKLSAVLQNRWGTRKTLLVTTGSNALAMFLFMTAADVSFLLLVITSTLFALTLGVGMPAHTILLSEVFEAERATSIGVYNFIRYTGMAAGPVVGAMLLEWGGVWLEFGMAGILIALATLFARQKVKRTVANIQVEL, translated from the coding sequence ATGAGTCCAAAAAAAGTACTGTACCTACTTGGGGTAACGCTTATGTTAGGTATGTTCGCGCAAAATTTGTTCATGCCTATTTTACCAGCCATGCAAAAAGAGTTTCAGACGAGTGCAACGATGATTAACTGGACCGTTTCCATCTTTACCGTCATGCTCGCGATTATGCAAATCATCTACGGACCATTTATCGATCGGTTCGGCCGAAAACGTGTCATGATACCTGCCCTGATCCTATATACGATCGCGTCAATCGGATGCTATCTGGTCGATTCTATTTATGGGCTACTATTTTTCCGGGCTTTACAAGGGGCGGGGTTTGCTGCCATTCCGATCGTAGCCGCTACGATCATTGGAGACTTATTTACAGGAATTCAACGTGCATCTGCGATGGGTACTTATCAGATGCTGCTTGCGCTCAGTCCGGCACTTGGTCCACTTTTAGGTGGCTGGATTGGCGGCATCGGCGGTCATTCTGCGGTCTTTTTGTTTTTGGCGATCTGCGCAGTCTTTCTCGTCGGCATAAATGCAACACTGTTACCCGAAACAAAAAAGAATCAAGCTACTTCATCAGGCGGTTTTACACTACGGTCTTTCCGTAATATTTTGCTCCACCCGGTCGGTGCATCTGTCATTTTGATCGGTTTTAGCCAAATGTACGCCTATTATTGCTTTTTGCTGTTTCTCCCTGTTCAATTGACGAACCAATACGCAGTCTCCGTTGAAATCATCGGATTGGTTTTCTTGCTCGTGTCAGTCGTCTTTATTATCAGTAGCAAGCTGTCTGCTGTATTGCAAAATCGATGGGGGACACGTAAAACATTACTGGTGACGACCGGCTCAAATGCTTTGGCGATGTTTCTTTTTATGACTGCGGCTGATGTTTCTTTTCTCCTACTTGTGATAACAAGTACGCTGTTTGCCTTAACCTTAGGTGTAGGTATGCCTGCACATACGATTTTGCTATCCGAAGTATTTGAAGCAGAGCGTGCAACATCCATTGGTGTGTACAATTTCATTCGCTATACGGGGATGGCTGCAGGTCCGGTTGTAGGTGCGATGCTGTTGGAATGGGGAGGGGTCTGGCTTGAATTTGGTATGGCCGGTATCCTCATTGCTTTGGCGACCTTATTCGCACGTCAAAAGGTGAAAAGAACCGTAGCGAACATTCAAGTGGAGCTCTAA
- a CDS encoding TIGR00730 family Rossman fold protein translates to MKRICVYAGSNPGVNPLFERYALELGKELVARGLELVYGGSSMGLMGRVANAVLEGDGKAIGVMPTGLFRGEIVHKGLTELHEVLTMHERKAKMIDLSDGFIALPGGLGTFEEIFEVVSWGQIGIHQKPIGLLNVDGYYTPLMQMVEHATEAGFIPAMQGELILCESDPAILLDRMREYTPPVKVNKWSELEK, encoded by the coding sequence ATGAAACGTATTTGTGTTTATGCAGGTTCCAATCCAGGTGTAAATCCACTTTTTGAGCGGTACGCACTGGAGTTGGGAAAAGAACTGGTCGCTCGTGGTCTTGAATTGGTCTATGGTGGTTCAAGCATGGGACTGATGGGGCGCGTGGCAAATGCTGTACTGGAAGGCGATGGCAAAGCGATCGGCGTCATGCCTACAGGACTGTTCCGTGGAGAAATCGTACATAAAGGGCTGACAGAATTGCATGAGGTCTTGACGATGCACGAGCGCAAAGCGAAAATGATCGATTTGTCTGATGGCTTCATTGCTTTGCCGGGCGGATTGGGTACCTTTGAAGAAATTTTTGAAGTGGTGAGCTGGGGTCAAATTGGCATTCACCAAAAGCCAATCGGACTGTTGAACGTGGACGGCTACTATACGCCGCTGATGCAAATGGTGGAGCATGCGACTGAAGCCGGATTTATTCCCGCTATGCAGGGCGAATTGATCCTGTGCGAGAGTGATCCCGCTATTTTGCTAGATCGGATGCGAGAGTACACACCTCCAGTGAAAGTAAACAAATGGTCGGAACTGGAAAAATAA
- a CDS encoding CoA-acylating methylmalonate-semialdehyde dehydrogenase — MNTAIVGNPLKNYIGGQWVDSLTTRFEDVPNPATGELLSRVPLSTKEDVDKAVAAAKEAFVSWSATPVVDRARIMFRFHSLLVKHEDELARMITMENGKNLPEAQAELLRGLEMVEFACGMPTLMMGETLPNIANSIDSQVIRFPLGVVGGITPFNFPVMVPMWMYPIAITAGNTFVLKPSERTPLSSIRIAELLKEAGLPDGVFNVVNGAHDVVNGLLEHPDVKAISFVGSQPVAEYVYKTAAANGKRVQALAGAKNHHLVMPDTDLKRAAKTITSSAFGCAGERCMAASAVVAVEEIADELIAHLIEEASALAMGNGLEEGIDLGPVIRDSHLSKVHDYIEKGVASGAALVRDGREDAKQLPDGYFLGPTIFDKADAEMVIVRDEIFAPVLSVMRVKDFEEGLETISRSRFGNGATIYTNNGKWGREFVQQVEAGMVGVNVGVPAPMGFFAFSGWKQSFYGDLHANGKDGVLFFTKKKTVTSRWFEDGDTSIGSQKVFVK; from the coding sequence ATGAACACAGCTATCGTTGGAAATCCGTTGAAAAACTACATCGGAGGGCAGTGGGTAGATTCACTGACGACACGTTTTGAGGATGTACCCAATCCAGCAACAGGAGAATTGTTGTCGCGCGTGCCACTGTCGACGAAAGAAGATGTGGACAAGGCTGTTGCTGCTGCAAAGGAAGCGTTTGTGAGCTGGAGTGCTACCCCTGTCGTTGATCGTGCGCGCATTATGTTTCGTTTTCATAGTCTTCTCGTCAAGCACGAGGATGAACTCGCCCGGATGATCACCATGGAGAACGGGAAAAATCTGCCTGAGGCACAGGCAGAGCTATTGCGTGGGCTGGAAATGGTAGAGTTCGCTTGTGGGATGCCAACACTGATGATGGGGGAAACATTGCCCAATATCGCAAACAGCATCGACAGTCAGGTGATCCGATTTCCGTTGGGGGTAGTGGGCGGGATTACCCCATTTAACTTCCCGGTGATGGTCCCGATGTGGATGTACCCGATTGCGATTACCGCAGGAAATACGTTTGTCCTGAAGCCCTCGGAGCGTACGCCGCTGTCTTCGATTCGGATTGCTGAACTGCTCAAGGAAGCAGGGCTGCCAGACGGTGTATTCAATGTCGTAAACGGTGCGCATGATGTCGTCAATGGTCTGTTGGAGCATCCGGATGTTAAAGCGATCTCCTTCGTCGGCTCGCAACCAGTTGCGGAATACGTGTACAAGACAGCAGCGGCGAACGGGAAGCGTGTGCAAGCCCTGGCTGGGGCGAAAAATCACCATTTGGTCATGCCTGACACGGATTTGAAGCGCGCAGCAAAAACAATTACGAGCTCAGCATTCGGCTGTGCAGGAGAGCGGTGTATGGCAGCCAGCGCTGTAGTAGCTGTTGAGGAGATTGCCGATGAGCTGATCGCACATCTGATCGAGGAAGCCAGTGCTCTCGCAATGGGAAATGGATTGGAGGAGGGCATCGATCTCGGGCCAGTCATCCGTGATTCGCACTTGTCCAAAGTACATGACTATATCGAAAAAGGTGTCGCGTCTGGTGCCGCGCTAGTTCGCGATGGTCGCGAGGACGCGAAACAGCTGCCGGATGGTTACTTCCTCGGGCCAACGATTTTTGACAAGGCAGATGCCGAGATGGTCATTGTCCGCGACGAGATTTTCGCGCCTGTCCTGAGTGTCATGCGTGTAAAAGACTTTGAAGAGGGCTTGGAGACGATCAGCCGCTCGCGTTTTGGCAATGGGGCGACCATCTATACGAACAACGGAAAATGGGGAAGAGAATTCGTTCAGCAGGTGGAAGCGGGTATGGTTGGTGTCAATGTAGGGGTGCCTGCTCCGATGGGCTTCTTTGCTTTCTCAGGCTGGAAGCAGTCCTTTTACGGTGATTTGCATGCAAATGGAAAAGACGGTGTCCTCTTTTTCACGAAGAAAAAAACGGTCACATCCAGATGGTTCGAAGATGGCGATACAAGCATTGGTTCGCAAAAAGTATTTGTAAAGTAA
- a CDS encoding AAA family ATPase: MQHQEERDPRVLIAGFSENPSSIQSLSEGECLTFLQMLEQHRQEHPGEELDLMEAMVLTRMSALRMHKTGGHMLAAEWVDRTLQLAPDYRYAGEVKLELYFLQLRSHAFLTEFKSVRETDNVVMRRRTVEVLEEQATNELAEITKWRSLAEETLQAAQKWNDSEAEATAAGLVLLYTERQHLLVQLQERVQAYGASLSGVFYSSEMLVQLQETIRALTNQQEQKEKLLPQRREVVEDSDQLPQQELTALEQLERLIGLDEIKHRVRQLAQFLQYRQLREEKGWHMKDQLPLHLVLMGNPGTGKTTLARLIAKLYQELGLLAKGQLIEVDRSQLVGAYVGQTEQRVMEAIKQADGGVLFIDEAYSLKRPDSSGSDYGQVAIDTLVSAMTSGEYAGRFVVMLAGYPEEMRHFLYANPGLNSRFPETGHFLLPDYQADELVHIAEEVAVRNDFTLTEAAKMTLRQRIEKAQVDETFGNARAVTNIVLDAIFAKGRETDGKELKWDDFTILKPEDVRGFDPPQKERNAEARLQALIGLAQVKTELKKIAAYVSVQQERAARGLPKSPIELHAVFTGNPGTGKTTVAQLYAQILQEIGYLKRGHLVTASRADLVAGYVGQTAALTRRKVREALGGVLFIDEAYSLLGGGERDFGQEAVDTLVEEMTKHEENLVVVLAGYPLEMNSLLMSNPGLLSRFKKYIAFPDYTVKELVHILEQAACDVGYAIEKNVLEMIAQSLDKAVSDHRLNGNGRFSHNLLQEAIQNQAVRLMDIPKQEWNQEMLMQLAWADFQPLLQWTVEEDGTKN; the protein is encoded by the coding sequence ATGCAGCATCAAGAAGAACGGGACCCGAGGGTACTGATTGCAGGTTTTAGCGAAAATCCATCTAGCATCCAGTCACTATCCGAAGGCGAATGCCTAACATTCCTGCAAATGCTCGAACAGCATCGTCAAGAACATCCAGGCGAAGAGCTTGATTTGATGGAAGCGATGGTGTTGACGCGGATGTCTGCTTTGCGGATGCACAAAACAGGAGGCCATATGCTTGCAGCTGAATGGGTAGATCGTACGCTTCAACTAGCCCCTGATTATCGCTACGCTGGAGAAGTTAAGCTGGAGCTGTACTTTTTACAGTTGCGATCCCATGCCTTTCTCACTGAATTCAAGTCCGTGCGTGAAACGGATAACGTCGTCATGCGCAGGAGAACAGTTGAGGTGCTGGAAGAGCAAGCAACCAATGAGTTGGCTGAAATCACGAAGTGGCGCTCTCTTGCGGAGGAGACACTACAAGCAGCGCAAAAGTGGAACGATTCGGAGGCGGAAGCTACGGCTGCTGGCCTCGTGCTGTTATACACGGAACGACAACATTTATTAGTACAATTGCAAGAACGTGTTCAAGCGTATGGAGCGTCTTTATCCGGGGTCTTTTACTCCAGTGAAATGCTCGTCCAATTGCAAGAGACGATCCGCGCTTTAACTAACCAGCAAGAACAGAAAGAAAAGCTCCTGCCACAAAGACGTGAAGTCGTAGAAGATAGTGATCAATTACCACAGCAGGAACTGACCGCCTTAGAGCAATTGGAGCGTTTGATTGGCTTGGACGAGATCAAACATCGGGTTCGTCAGCTGGCGCAATTTCTACAATATCGCCAGCTGCGCGAAGAAAAGGGCTGGCATATGAAAGACCAGCTCCCTCTTCATCTCGTGCTGATGGGGAACCCAGGAACGGGGAAGACGACATTGGCTCGCTTGATCGCCAAGCTGTATCAGGAGCTCGGGTTGTTGGCAAAAGGACAGCTCATCGAGGTGGATCGTTCTCAGTTGGTCGGCGCTTATGTGGGACAGACAGAGCAGCGCGTCATGGAAGCGATTAAGCAGGCAGACGGTGGAGTCCTATTTATCGATGAAGCATACAGCTTGAAGCGCCCAGATAGCTCCGGTAGTGATTACGGGCAAGTGGCGATTGACACGCTTGTATCCGCTATGACGAGCGGTGAGTATGCAGGACGCTTCGTGGTGATGCTGGCGGGCTATCCAGAAGAAATGCGTCATTTTTTGTACGCCAACCCTGGGCTGAATAGCCGTTTTCCAGAGACGGGCCACTTTTTACTGCCGGACTATCAGGCGGACGAACTGGTGCATATCGCAGAAGAAGTAGCCGTACGGAACGATTTTACTCTGACAGAGGCGGCAAAAATGACGCTGCGCCAGCGTATTGAAAAAGCGCAAGTAGACGAGACGTTTGGCAATGCACGGGCAGTCACAAATATCGTGCTCGATGCGATTTTTGCCAAAGGGCGCGAGACAGACGGTAAGGAATTGAAATGGGATGACTTTACGATTCTAAAACCCGAGGATGTCCGTGGCTTCGATCCGCCGCAAAAAGAAAGGAATGCGGAAGCTCGACTGCAAGCGTTGATTGGTCTTGCTCAAGTGAAGACGGAGCTGAAAAAAATCGCGGCGTATGTGTCCGTTCAGCAAGAACGCGCAGCAAGAGGCCTGCCGAAAAGTCCGATTGAGCTACATGCCGTCTTTACTGGAAATCCAGGCACGGGGAAGACGACGGTTGCCCAGCTGTATGCGCAGATTTTGCAAGAAATCGGCTATTTGAAACGCGGTCATCTTGTTACGGCCAGTAGAGCCGACTTGGTCGCGGGGTATGTTGGTCAGACCGCAGCGCTTACTCGCAGAAAAGTTCGAGAAGCTTTGGGTGGCGTCTTGTTTATCGATGAAGCGTATTCGCTGCTCGGTGGAGGAGAACGGGATTTTGGGCAGGAAGCGGTTGACACGCTCGTAGAAGAGATGACCAAACACGAAGAGAATCTGGTCGTGGTCCTCGCAGGCTACCCACTCGAAATGAATTCATTATTGATGAGCAATCCCGGACTCTTGTCACGGTTTAAAAAATATATTGCATTCCCCGACTATACGGTGAAGGAACTCGTGCACATTCTTGAACAGGCTGCATGTGACGTAGGGTATGCCATTGAGAAGAACGTGCTGGAAATGATCGCGCAGTCTTTGGATAAAGCAGTCAGTGATCATCGATTGAATGGCAACGGTCGTTTTAGCCATAACCTGTTGCAAGAGGCGATCCAAAACCAGGCCGTGCGACTGATGGATATTCCGAAGCAGGAATGGAATCAGGAAATGCTGATGCAGTTGGCATGGGCCGATTTTCAACCGCTATTACAGTGGACGGTAGAAGAGGATGGGACAAAAAATTAG
- a CDS encoding PucR family transcriptional regulator, with product MSNDLRLTIAEIIKRPLFQHAQVVAGHRGLSRPVRWVHVLETADTGQFLNGGELILSTGLGFGEEKEKRLAYLTELIRRKAVGLCIELGRYIPSIPEDMLELANHHQFPLLVFHQPVRFVDITQDLHEHLIHAQMQALRNLEAYSRSLQQLSLQAAGIPKLLQHFQVAVQTQVFYYAPDGSTQFAPVVPHDVAVEMSDLMRSHFSELDSSVAGVRFLSLSATRQLAYQPVMAMGHVLSYVGIVLYERSPDEYLLLTLDNTVSAMAQILMRKMFVEEQALATENRLFDDLIANRSIPEEQIRSLLGITGSGKSSAYHMIILSFEKPKNLADDSLPPHDLTAIFRSLLTRHHFRPFIRCKGHRFYFLLIEQRPLADSRRTLEKAFRDVKRIMTQMLGAEVQIWMGVSRAGKLLSDAGRHLAEAEQALAFCQESSSPFFADLGLFRLLFHVPSEPVLKTFISDYLGPLLAHDQAHGSSLVHTLRVYLDVNLSKQEAAEKLFIHRQTLYHRLEKIEEILGEDYTATQNRICLEIAMRAREWLSKEEQH from the coding sequence ATGAGCAACGATTTGCGCCTGACCATTGCAGAAATCATCAAGCGTCCATTGTTTCAGCATGCCCAAGTGGTGGCGGGGCATCGCGGTCTGTCCCGTCCTGTTCGCTGGGTCCACGTCTTGGAGACTGCTGATACGGGACAGTTTTTAAATGGCGGCGAGCTGATCCTATCAACCGGGCTAGGATTTGGCGAAGAAAAGGAAAAGCGGCTTGCGTATTTAACAGAACTCATTCGCCGAAAAGCAGTCGGGTTGTGCATAGAACTGGGACGTTACATCCCCTCCATCCCTGAAGATATGCTAGAGTTGGCGAACCACCACCAGTTTCCGTTGCTCGTCTTTCATCAGCCTGTCCGCTTTGTGGATATTACGCAAGATTTGCACGAGCATTTGATCCATGCGCAGATGCAAGCACTTCGCAATCTCGAAGCATACTCTCGCAGTTTGCAGCAGCTCAGCCTGCAGGCAGCGGGCATACCCAAGCTATTGCAGCATTTTCAGGTGGCGGTTCAGACGCAGGTCTTCTATTACGCACCAGATGGCTCCACACAATTCGCCCCAGTGGTACCGCATGATGTTGCAGTGGAGATGAGCGATTTGATGCGGTCTCATTTTTCCGAACTGGATAGTAGTGTAGCTGGCGTCCGCTTCCTTTCTCTATCTGCGACCAGGCAGCTTGCCTATCAACCAGTGATGGCAATGGGTCATGTGCTCTCCTATGTCGGCATTGTTTTGTATGAACGCAGTCCGGATGAGTATTTGCTCCTGACCTTAGACAATACGGTCAGCGCAATGGCCCAAATTTTAATGAGGAAAATGTTTGTGGAGGAACAGGCGCTTGCTACTGAAAACCGGCTGTTTGATGATTTGATTGCCAACCGCTCCATACCGGAGGAACAAATCCGTTCCTTGCTTGGTATCACGGGCAGCGGTAAATCCTCGGCATATCACATGATTATTTTATCGTTTGAGAAGCCGAAGAACCTGGCCGATGATTCCCTTCCGCCGCACGATCTGACGGCTATCTTCCGTTCACTATTGACTCGTCATCACTTTCGTCCTTTCATACGTTGCAAGGGCCATCGCTTTTACTTTTTATTGATCGAGCAGCGGCCGCTTGCAGATTCCCGTCGTACCCTGGAAAAAGCCTTTCGCGATGTCAAAAGAATCATGACACAAATGCTAGGGGCGGAGGTTCAAATCTGGATGGGCGTCAGTCGAGCCGGGAAACTGTTGTCTGACGCTGGACGACACCTCGCAGAGGCGGAACAGGCACTGGCTTTTTGTCAGGAATCATCCAGTCCATTTTTCGCTGATCTCGGATTGTTCCGACTCCTGTTCCACGTACCTAGTGAGCCTGTGTTAAAGACTTTCATAAGCGATTACCTCGGCCCGCTGTTAGCCCATGACCAAGCACACGGCTCCTCGCTTGTTCATACGCTGCGTGTCTATTTGGATGTTAACCTATCCAAGCAGGAGGCTGCGGAAAAACTGTTCATTCATCGTCAAACGCTCTATCATCGCTTGGAAAAAATCGAAGAAATTCTCGGTGAGGATTACACGGCAACACAAAACAGAATTTGCCTGGAAATCGCCATGCGTGCACGGGAGTGGTTAAGCAAAGAAGAGCAGCACTAA
- a CDS encoding aspartate aminotransferase family protein, with product MEQGQVTKDFDKESLLDADRSHMWHHMSPYNPNPMIVTEASGSWITDIDGNRYLDGMSGLWCVNVGYGRQELADAAYEQLKQLAYFPLTQSHVPAIRLSEKISEWLGEEYRVFFSNSGSEANEVAFKIARQYHHQNGEPGRYKFISRHRAYHGNTMGALAATGQSIRKEKYEPLAPGFLHVPPPYCYRCPAGKSYGKCNLECAQYYDQVINWEGEKTVAAVIMEPTITGGGVLVPSPEYMPKVREICDKYGVLMIVDEVICGFGRSGQKFGHQNFGIKPDIVTMAKGITSAYLPLSATAVRAEIADKFNEQGNNLHFRHVNTFGGNPAACALALKNLEILEEEKLVERAEELGAELRAKLAFLAEHPYVGDIRSFGFLMGIEMVEDRKTKEPAAPAKLTQVIAECKKRGLIIGRNGDTIPSFNNVLTLSPPFTTTSDDIDFIAQVMKEAFDTLSRSSLDEKTNR from the coding sequence ATGGAGCAAGGACAAGTGACGAAAGATTTTGATAAAGAGAGCTTGCTGGATGCCGACCGTTCGCATATGTGGCACCATATGTCCCCCTACAACCCCAATCCGATGATCGTAACAGAAGCGAGCGGATCGTGGATCACCGATATCGACGGGAACCGATATCTGGATGGAATGTCTGGCTTGTGGTGCGTCAACGTTGGCTATGGCCGACAGGAGCTCGCAGACGCCGCTTACGAGCAGTTGAAGCAATTGGCTTATTTTCCACTCACACAAAGCCACGTCCCTGCCATTCGTCTATCCGAGAAGATCAGCGAATGGCTTGGCGAGGAGTATCGCGTTTTCTTTTCCAACAGCGGCTCGGAAGCGAACGAGGTCGCATTCAAGATTGCCCGTCAATATCATCACCAGAACGGGGAGCCGGGCCGTTACAAATTCATTTCGCGACATCGGGCTTACCACGGAAATACGATGGGGGCCCTCGCTGCAACTGGTCAATCCATACGCAAGGAAAAATATGAACCATTGGCGCCAGGCTTTCTTCATGTACCGCCGCCTTACTGCTATCGCTGTCCGGCTGGAAAATCGTACGGCAAATGCAATCTGGAGTGCGCCCAATATTACGATCAAGTGATCAATTGGGAAGGTGAAAAGACAGTCGCAGCGGTCATCATGGAGCCGACCATTACGGGGGGAGGCGTCCTTGTTCCTTCGCCGGAATACATGCCAAAAGTGCGGGAAATCTGCGATAAGTACGGCGTGTTGATGATCGTGGACGAGGTCATCTGCGGATTCGGTCGCTCCGGTCAAAAGTTCGGCCACCAAAACTTTGGAATCAAGCCAGACATTGTGACCATGGCCAAAGGTATTACGAGCGCCTACCTGCCACTTTCTGCAACGGCTGTTCGGGCCGAAATCGCAGATAAATTCAATGAGCAGGGGAATAATCTGCATTTCCGTCATGTCAATACGTTCGGCGGCAATCCGGCGGCATGCGCACTTGCCCTGAAAAATCTCGAAATTTTAGAAGAGGAAAAACTGGTGGAGAGAGCGGAGGAACTTGGTGCAGAATTGCGTGCCAAGCTGGCGTTTCTCGCAGAACATCCATACGTGGGAGACATTCGCAGCTTCGGCTTCCTGATGGGGATCGAAATGGTAGAGGATCGCAAAACAAAGGAACCTGCGGCGCCAGCTAAATTGACACAGGTGATTGCCGAGTGCAAGAAGCGTGGGCTAATCATTGGGCGCAATGGCGACACCATTCCGAGCTTCAACAATGTGCTGACACTCTCGCCACCGTTTACCACGACGAGCGATGATATCGATTTTATTGCGCAGGTTATGAAGGAAGCCTTTGATACATTGAGTAGGAGTAGCTTGGACGAAAAGACGAATAGATGA
- a CDS encoding S8 family serine peptidase, whose protein sequence is MFGLRKKWQAALCTTLVLTLSLEGIPADAKQEGERRGNIQIEADKGLALDKLTSKKRESELVVIQLSGPVREEWKEELEDIGVTLGDYIPDYAFIAKIEDEQVRREVEELSFVEDVMAFTPKSKVSSELRFSGGNRDRVEVAVIGFNQRVDMYRAMTEMTEDQDIRDIQTPEDAPHISIAKMDQETIEQVIESDDVIAVVPVPENKLRNDVAATIIHSDKLASTGYTGKGQIVGVADTGLDTGKLQAMHPDFNGQIEKLISLGRPNDASDVHGHGTHVAGSIVGTGEASDGQYKGTAPGAKLVFHSIETAKGKLNTDVETILQEAYEEGARIHSNSWGTNDKGAYSLSSLLFDRFLWEHPDMTVLVAAGNDGEKGYKTIGSPATAKNVIAVGATENVRPSMGKNSDKADDVWVSSSRGLTDDGRLKPDIVAPGSAILSTRSSLAPSKNFYKRFNEHYAYMNGTSMATPILAGGVAQIREFLQEEGEKNPSGALVKAMLLTSADNLDEDMREQGFGRANLEQAIETNFKDEKDGIRTREKVTYKVKVSDDSKPLAITLAWTDYPAAIVAKRALVNDLNLKVTTPSGEKLNGNDFFEAPYNDEVDNLNNVEQVWITEPEEGTYTVTVEGYNIPKGPQPYALATTGKWQKADDEEEEKPPGEQEPFRTGKLAKKQKYMDYLIRVNEPGDLELSVDWNEDADVDLYVYNSRSKELASAATSDSPERLTVNIEQTGLYKIRVALTEGKEAKYRLYMNKPGK, encoded by the coding sequence GTGTTTGGTTTGCGAAAAAAATGGCAGGCAGCTTTATGCACGACACTTGTTCTGACACTTTCGTTGGAAGGCATTCCGGCGGATGCCAAGCAAGAGGGAGAGCGTCGGGGCAATATCCAGATCGAAGCGGATAAGGGTCTTGCACTGGACAAGCTTACGTCGAAAAAGAGAGAGTCTGAGCTCGTCGTTATTCAGTTATCCGGTCCTGTTCGTGAGGAGTGGAAAGAAGAACTAGAAGATATCGGCGTCACGCTTGGTGATTACATACCGGATTATGCATTCATCGCGAAAATTGAGGATGAACAGGTAAGAAGGGAAGTCGAGGAGCTGTCCTTTGTCGAAGATGTTATGGCGTTTACACCGAAGTCCAAGGTATCGTCCGAGCTTCGCTTTTCAGGAGGCAACAGAGACCGGGTCGAGGTTGCCGTCATCGGTTTCAATCAACGAGTGGACATGTATCGAGCGATGACGGAAATGACAGAGGATCAAGATATACGAGACATTCAAACGCCGGAAGATGCTCCGCATATATCAATCGCCAAGATGGATCAGGAAACGATTGAACAAGTGATCGAATCAGATGATGTCATTGCTGTTGTCCCCGTGCCAGAAAACAAGCTGCGCAATGATGTGGCAGCTACCATCATTCATTCGGACAAGCTGGCCTCGACAGGGTACACGGGAAAGGGACAAATTGTTGGAGTCGCCGATACTGGACTTGATACAGGAAAGCTTCAAGCGATGCATCCAGATTTTAACGGCCAGATTGAGAAGCTCATTTCACTTGGCCGACCGAATGATGCAAGTGATGTCCACGGTCATGGTACACATGTAGCCGGTTCTATTGTGGGCACAGGAGAAGCATCAGATGGACAGTATAAAGGAACGGCACCGGGTGCGAAGCTCGTTTTTCATTCCATAGAGACCGCAAAAGGGAAGCTCAACACGGATGTCGAGACCATATTGCAGGAAGCGTACGAAGAGGGAGCACGGATTCACTCCAATTCATGGGGGACGAATGATAAGGGAGCGTACAGCCTATCATCGCTTCTGTTTGATCGCTTTTTATGGGAGCATCCAGATATGACGGTGCTTGTTGCGGCTGGGAACGATGGCGAGAAAGGCTATAAAACGATTGGGAGCCCAGCCACTGCTAAAAACGTCATCGCTGTTGGCGCTACGGAAAATGTTCGGCCCAGCATGGGGAAGAACTCCGATAAAGCGGACGACGTGTGGGTATCGAGCAGTCGCGGTTTAACGGACGACGGGCGTTTGAAGCCTGATATTGTCGCGCCTGGTTCAGCGATCTTGTCCACGCGCTCTTCACTGGCACCGAGCAAAAATTTCTACAAGCGTTTTAATGAACATTACGCATATATGAACGGCACGAGCATGGCTACGCCGATTTTAGCGGGCGGTGTGGCACAAATCCGGGAATTTTTGCAAGAAGAAGGGGAAAAAAATCCGAGCGGTGCATTAGTAAAAGCCATGCTGTTAACTAGTGCAGACAACTTGGATGAAGACATGCGAGAGCAAGGCTTCGGCCGAGCCAATCTGGAGCAGGCGATTGAAACGAACTTCAAGGACGAGAAGGATGGCATTCGCACGCGTGAAAAAGTCACATATAAGGTCAAGGTCTCGGATGATTCCAAGCCTTTGGCAATTACGCTTGCGTGGACGGATTATCCTGCTGCCATTGTCGCAAAGCGTGCACTCGTCAACGATTTGAATCTGAAGGTGACAACACCAAGTGGAGAAAAGCTGAACGGCAACGACTTTTTTGAGGCCCCGTACAACGACGAAGTGGACAACCTGAACAACGTTGAACAGGTATGGATTACTGAGCCGGAAGAGGGAACCTACACAGTGACGGTCGAAGGCTATAACATTCCGAAAGGACCTCAGCCGTATGCGCTAGCGACAACGGGAAAATGGCAAAAGGCCGATGATGAGGAAGAGGAAAAGCCACCGGGTGAACAAGAACCTTTCCGAACAGGAAAGCTGGCGAAAAAGCAGAAATACATGGATTATTTAATTCGCGTCAATGAGCCTGGGGATTTGGAATTGTCCGTAGACTGGAATGAGGATGCAGATGTCGATTTGTACGTGTATAACAGTCGTTCAAAAGAGCTTGCTTCTGCCGCAACCTCTGACAGTCCTGAACGACTAACGGTGAATATCGAACAAACCGGTTTGTACAAAATCCGTGTTGCGTTAACGGAAGGCAAAGAAGCGAAGTATCGCTTGTATATGAATAAGCCAGGAAAATAA